From Argopecten irradians isolate NY chromosome 3, Ai_NY, whole genome shotgun sequence:
tttagaaaaaaggAAATGTTCAAATATCGACAGAACTGACAATAGTCTTGCTTAATACAGCTGTACTATATctcaaaataatgtatatacagcTCGATCAGTACGTACACTTGTATATGAGTGTCTGACTTATATGTAGAGAAATCATCCGAAAATTTAAAATCCAAAATTATTCGTCATATATAGATACTTGGTAAAAATATGCTTTTATTATGTGGGTAAttgatttaatataatttaccaGCGAAATTAATATGCGACGTTTCCCTTGATTTTTACATATATCCGGATTTCCggtttgttatattatatactcTTGTAAACATCCGGTCGGTTGTCATTTTGTTTTGCAGTAAAAGGAGACGCCGATGACTTTGTCGAGGAGAATCGAGAACGACTAGGCGATGTCTTTAAGCACAACGGGAGCAATGGAGTTATTAAATTTGCCCAGGATTATAAACAAGATGTAGCTGGCAATTCGAAGCcgagaaaaaggaaaaaaactacaaaattgCAGGAGTTCGAAGATGAGTTACGTACAAATGTACGTACAGCTGATGAAGACCAACGATCCGAAACGAACGATTCCTCTGTTGACAATTCTGCCGATGGATCAAAACAAAGAAAGAAATGCCGGAAAAACATCGAAGTGTGCAGCCCCGACTacatcagaaaaaaagaaaacatatgaATGTCAGAAACTACAGTCAATGGAGTATTTCAAAAAGAAGGCAATTCTGgtaatttcatttattaaaattattcttGAATCATATAATCCCCAAATACAATTGTAATTTAAGTGTTAATGTTCATGATATTATTAAACAGATGAAAAGAACTTCAGCAGTCTGACATGGATATAAATATTCTATTTGTGcttatatataaaagtaatatttaaatataaataaacaatgaccAATGTAGGGTAATTAACATGTTGGTGGCTCTAAACAATCTGAGTTTGTCGGCCTCGAtctatgaaatatatttcatatggaAGAACAGAGGCTAGGCCTACAAGAACAGTATAATAGCAAATATCTTATCTTCATGTAGTGAATATTAACTTAACCCAGGCCAGATTTATTGATACGTTCATTGGTTCCTATGACACTGGCCATTTGCAGCAGTTTCGTTAATCattcaaaaacaaaagtttataaAAACCTTTTAATATTTTAGGACTTAAAATCAAGCAGTTCTCATACTGGCACAATTGAAACTGGTCATATTGAACAAGACAGTACAGTGTGTATCTCTGATGTGGCATCGACCAAAGACTGTGTCAACATGGAAACTGTGAACAGGCCTAAAACACCAAAAGAGgtaaaataattgattaaatTTGATTGAACTCAAAGCAAAAATTTTTACCAGCAATATGGATAGCGATTGTACTTGTAGAAGATTCTTGATATCAGCGATAGGTTTTTTTTGTAGTCTTccatttaattttctttctttttattaaaATCCCAAATATTTGTTGTGAGAATTATAGGAATGTAACCTCAGGCTTATTGATCAATGTTTGTCATGACACTGGACATTTACATCAGTTTCGTACTCTTTTAAAAACAGACAgaattaaaaatctttttgatatttttagggTTTCAATTCGAGCAGCTGTGGTACTGGCACAATCGAAACTGGTCATATTGAACAAGACACTGACAGTACAGTGTGTATCTCTGATGTGGCATCGACCAAAGATTATGTCAGCATTGAAACTGTGAGCAGGCCTAAAAACACCAAAAGaggtaaaataatattaaaaaaatgaattaactCAGAGCAAACAGTTTTATCagcaatatgtatatatatatagcgatTGTATTTTTTAGAAGATTCTTGATATCAGCGTTAGGTTTTTTTTGTAGTCTTccatttaattttctttctttttattaaaATCCCAAATATTTGTTGTGAGAATTATAGGAATGTAACCTCAGGCTTATTGATCAATGTTTGTCATGACACTGGACATTTACATCAGTTTCAGacagaaataaaaatcttttaacatttttagGGTTTCAAATCAAGCAGTTGTGGTACTGGCACTGTCGAAACTGGTCATATTGAACAAGACAGTACAGTGTGTATCTCTGATGAAGCATCGACCAAAGACTGTGTCAACATGGAAACTGTGAACAGGCCTAAAACACCAAAAGAGgtaaaataattgattaaatTTGATTGAACTCAAAgcaaacaatttttatttctacaTGTAGATGATTCATGATATTTACATCAGCATTACAATACATTATTTGATCTATCAATGTATGGACTGCATGAAACCCTAAACATAAGTGCTCTCTGCATCAACTTTGTACTTTGGTTTTGGGtctttatacattgatagaccGAATGATTCTTCAATATAATTCTAAAGTTtaatactaaaaaaaatatagatgGGATTAATAAGCAATGTaaagaatatttttatattggCACAATGATTTTGACATTGAGCCAAATCGCTGTAATTTGCATTTTCACCAATTTTAAAACTTTCCGTTTATAAAATCTTTCAGTAACTATTTTCGAGTTTTCAGCTGATAAATTTATGAAAACCAGTCAGATATATTAAGTAATTATGTGAGGTAGTAGTGgacaattatttcaaatattgacaAAAGATAGCATTCTTTAATTGAGAACTAGTCATTTATCAAAAGATTTGTTTCAACAATTTGGTCAATGAGCTGATAAATGAATTGATTAAACCATTAATTGTTTGAAAATGTGTTAAAGCCAAAGTTGAATTAATCAATGCAATTCATAAATAAGATTTTATATGAGTATTACATGTGTTCCAGGATAATCCACTAGCTCAGATTGACACATGGCCTAAAGTACCGGTAGCTGACGTGTCCTGCACCCCTAAGACTTACACTGGATGGGAGATGATGGAAGATTGTATGGAGGAGAGTAGTGTGCCTACTTGTAAGTTTATACCTGTATAACACATTCTGTTTCTATATTgacaattttatcaatttggcTTAATTGTCTTTAACAGAATTGAATCATCAAGTTTGAATTTGGTTTTCATACTAAATtgtgcattttgtttttaatgcaCCTGGTCCAAATGGCCAAGGTTAGAATGTTTAAAAACATTGTGGCGTACACAATCTGGCAACTGTCCTGATCAATCAGTTAGGTCATCCatcaacaatcaacttcttcaTAACTTTGTATTAGAATTTAAACAAACATTTGACTGGTGTCGTCCCTTTGaagtagggattcaaaattatacaaattgaGCTGACCTGGGGGCATGTTTATACACCAAGgtaatacatttgttttgtttgtagcaGGTGTCATAGGATTGGGTATGGACATTTTGAATGGCTGCCCAAATTTTGGATGCCGTCAGAAACTCCATGCAATGCAGCAGGATTACTGGAATAGACTCTCTTCATTagaaacaacaaacaataaccTTCAGGAACAACTTAGACACCAGCAAACAACAGTTTCTGGTAAGGAATTATTCAGGTTCAAACTATATTTCTAACCAAATTGTTGTCATCTAAGATTTTAATAATTTGTGGGATTTTTTCACTCTTTCCTAGATGGAACTGTTTTGATCTTTCTTATCATTAggttctttttccttttttactGCTGCTGAAACTGATAAAAAAGCAAAGCAAAATGGCagataaacatattttagttttgaaaaaaaagtgtatacttttgtggTTTCCCAATATTATCAATTGTTTCAGtgagaaaatataaaagaaaaaagcCACTTTTATTTCActaaataaagataaatcaatAGTTACCTAGTGCTATTAGAAGtgctaaaataaataatgacatttaaGATATCAAGTGTTAGAGGTTTAacatcttctttttttttaggAAAAGATCTTGCGATCCTTCATGAGTTGAGGGTACTAGTAAGACGTTGGGAAGATCGATCTGGTCTTTCCTCAAGTACATCTGTAGCACTCCCAATGCTCGAAGAACTTCCAACTACTTCAGAAGATCAAAGTACAGTGCCTACCAAACACCTGTCAAGGTCACCTGCAGCGCCAAAACTTTCTTCAGAAGTACAAAGCAATAAAGAATCTCAAAGTGTACCTGCAGTAACATTTACCCCAGAAGATCATGAAGATGATCCTGAGTTTTCACGATTTTTTGAGCCAGGAGAAGGAAAGgtatgtatgtctaattctCCTGTGccgtttttatttttcctattgtTACATATCATTGAGAGAAAGTGATGAAACAGTCCTTCTTTGATTACTTATTTTGGATAGCCTTGTTTTTTTTGGTCTAATACATTACCTTCTTTATACAGCACAGTTTATCAATGACAGCCATTAACAGTTTCGTTTGAATTCATTTTATTATGTTTGGCAAAATAACAAATTGTTGTGGTTGATCCTGATCAATGctgtacatgttttttttctctgaacaagtattttaaaaagtattttgttACAGGTGTTGTTAGCTGAAGGACATTCACTCTACATCAGTGAAACTAAGCTGGCCATTATAAAGAAAAAGTCTATGAGAAGTGAGAGCCGAATGATAAGGTGTCTCTTAGACTATTATTTCACACCAGATTACTTGGCGAACCACAGCGCAACAGGGGAAAAGTCCAAGAAACCAGCCCTTCCTTCAAAAATAGTCCTGGCAATGAAAGGTAACAACTGAGCAAAAAAGAAGATGTACTTTAAATTACCAATTTTTCTATAAGCTGAAAAATAAGCTTTTGACGATTGTGTCGGTGGAAAGATTCTTAAGATTTATGAAATTATATGTGGAAGTAGGCAATATATTATCAATGTATAGAGTTGTATTTTACTATTTATTGAGTATAATTAgtaaatttatgatttttattttgcagCATTCCTACTTCAATCATTCAGGAGCTTGTCAGAATCGTCTTTGAATATGCACATCAACAGAAAGTGCCTTGACAGCAGAAGATACCTTTGAAGAAAggatttgaaataatatatcattgattcaaaaaagcattttgtttatgttttttttattgctCACGTGATTTTTGAAAAGCTCATGAGCTAAAAGCTCATGAGCTTTTATGAGCTTTTCAGTTCATGAGCTGAAAAGCTCATGTGCTTTTAAAAAGCTCATGTGCTTTTGGTAGCTCCCCTCAGCTACTATCCCAAAAGCTCATATGAGCCATGTGAGCTTTTTACCTCATTTGCATGTTAAAAATTCATGTAAGAAGCTCATGTGCTAAATCATGTTAGTTTTTAGGGTAGTTTCTCACATGAAGCTCATGTGCTTTTTGGGTAGCTGATTTTGGTATGGGTTATACTTATCAGAGGTCATGAATATTTAGGTCAGGTTCTAATCCTTAATGATCTGCAATAAAAGAGAAAGAAAAGCAAGTCAATTAAAGCTCTATTTTTTCCACTAGTGTGTTGACAGATATCCCAATTTGGTCACAGATTTTTCCACCATTTTACCATAAGCAGGACCTTAACTACGAcctatactttgacctttgacctatatcaaagaaaatatatgCTTTGAACCCATTTGGAGTTATATCTGGTAAGGCAGATATATTAATCTCCAAAAATACGTTGATTTTTTAACTTTTGCAGTGTCGCATACAAAATGATGGTCATGCTTCTTGATAAGgtcaacaaaaaatatttctgtttagtgttacattggcaaaaaaattagggtcggtcggtcaGTTGggaggatttaaaaaaaaaaaataaaaaatttctgaagtgtctttcactctaaaatgatcgccagaaccggagtctgagatcgaaatccagactttttattttttttcgtaaaaaaaTGGAGGAGAAAATTAGGGTCGCGGGTGAAAAATTAAGGTCGGTTgagtaaccctaaacagacattttttcttttttgccTAATATTGCTACTTTTTTTTAGTGCCAGGAGTTTCATACCTCTCTAGAAAAGAAAATAGCAAAAACAATAAGCAATATAACAgaatttaaatcaaaatctaCGATCTATGATCAAGAGGAAATTTGTAAGTGCACACAAGAATTGTATACAGTTTGcagtatgtaaaaaaaaatccagatcAGGACCTTTTTGCCTTTTGTTTGTGATACATCTAAACCGGAAGTAGAATTCTCGTGACAAAAGAGTTCCAAAATGTCAGTCATGTGAAAACGAAAGGATCGTCTTGTTCGTCAGTTTATGTCTTGATTGATGCAATTGTTTACCTACTATTTTTACGATGCAAGTTGTTCAATAGAAATCGTCTGCGATGCATGACGCGTACGAGGCCATTCCTATATTGGAGAAGCTTCCTCTGAAGATCGAATCCATTGCTTGTTACGGTAAAGAAAACTCTGACAAGTTCTGACATTTCCTCATAGTCATAAGCAGatacaagtattagcttcccgaaaagctaagaaggctaccatacagcattatttattcGGAAGCAACGATAGGAAATATTGACGAATTGTTCTGTTCACATTTAGCTGACACAGTTCTTgtgacaattcatttttgaagaatgataattaatgctttcacattcaatgtaaaagataatcaacttcatgataCATGAATGATCATCATGATACTCATGAAAGGACCACTAGACTCGCCTGACCAGTGCTCGAACAGGACAGTGCTCGAACACTTAATTTATTGTATGCTTCTTATTCCTAAAATTAGTCGATTCTTTTGTCATGTTTGTTCATGGtgcattatataattatggtgTGTGTTGACACTTTTCTTCTGCCAATACCAGTTCCTTAATTGAGTATGAGCAGACGACGTCAGACGGCAAATCACAAAATTGACAATTGCCAAAATACACAGcatcgcatgaaaagttagaaatattctaaaattatttaattatgttaaaataataacaaaacttctcttcttaaagaaaaataacactTGCAACATGTTTTTGGCatgaataatgaataatgtgAGTTTTCTCAATTTTGATTCACTTCCCACCTAGTTAAAACGCGTGTTGACCCATGATTTCCTGTGTGTAACCCACAAAATAGTTGACTTAGttttttgtcgaatatgaacagGTTGTggattaagaaaatatttttatagaaCCTTGTGtatagttataaatatatttttatatttatttagatCTAAATATACCAGAATAGAAAGAAAACTTGTCATAAATACaacgtttattttttttattggggTGTTCAAGGACTGGTCCCTTCTTTCGCAATTTCCGCCTAATTGACAGTGATCTTTGACTCGCTgttgtaaacaaacaaacatgtgaatttcattttaattttgttgaaaatattcgTCATAAGTCTGGGATGGTAGCAAAAACGTCAACGATTCTACATCTGgaggtcatcctcgatactctaggggttactttcactgttgatatattcacccctggactatatttCATTATACAACTGAAGATAATTCAcaagacaaaaaaaacaaaaactaaccAATCACATGCCTTCAGATTGAAGATTTGAAATCTAGAGACAATGATGCCCAACGTCAAAGCAACACAATGCAATGTACTAACTCTGTAATTTTATTCTTTTGATACATATCAAATCACCAAACTACCAGCTCATCAGTTGCCATGCACAGATCCTTCAGTTTTGCtaaggatataacgacagtgatgaTAACCACTGGAATATCAAGTTTGATGACTTGTGTTTGGAGGTTCTATTCTCCTGTTGTAGTTACTACATATTACATGTGTTTTTGATAGCAGCTAGGAGAATATTTATGACCAATTTGTGATTTTGAATTTTCTAAATTGGTTTCTGACATTTCAGATGACACTTTGCTTGTTGGAACAAAGGAATGCCATCTTTTACAGTACAAAGTGAAACGTCTGGCAGGTGCaggtatattcaaaattatgtatatatttgtgtggCCAGGTTCCAGGGATATTCAATGAGATAACACTGTAGACAATAGTTCCTGTTATTACTGtgaatcaaaaatatatataacaaatgtccaaaaacaaacagaaaacatGCACACATTATATCAACTACAATGTAATTAGAACTTACCTGTAACATGACTGAagcaaaataaaactaaaccaggtaattgttttataaaaagagatgtatatatattttatataaaaatacattgataCTTGGATAATGACTAGGCTTTGATACATGAGTGGTACAATACAGGActtgtgtatttatttatttatttattttgcagaTCAGAAAGCAGAAGTGAAATTAGAAAGATCATACAAAAACTTTGCCAGGAAACCCATTTTACAGgtatttcatttaaacaacACAGATCTCGCtgcttatatattatttaaacatcGATCATTACCAATTTCTTTAGAGTAGAGGATGTGATTTCAACTGAAATATTTTACGTAGTATCTTGATACCGTAGGTACATCCCTAAATGATGACTCCGGGTAAGGAATATATCAGTATCTGACAAGTTCAAAAACACTGTTGTACCTCCAAAGGTATAGAACTAAATGATTGAGCATGCATCTCAACATTGTTAGTCTATTATTTGTCACAGGTAAGTGAACACCTGTGTAATACCTGAATGGGATGTCCCATTTCTCAAACAGGGTATTCAAGGTAGCAGGTAGTGGTATGCTGGGC
This genomic window contains:
- the LOC138319664 gene encoding uncharacterized protein; the encoded protein is METVNRPKTPKEDNPLAQIDTWPKVPVADVSCTPKTYTGWEMMEDCMEESSVPTSGVIGLGMDILNGCPNFGCRQKLHAMQQDYWNRLSSLETTNNNLQEQLRHQQTTVSGKDLAILHELRVLVRRWEDRSGLSSSTSVALPMLEELPTTSEDQSTVPTKHLSRSPAAPKLSSEVQSNKESQSVPAVTFTPEDHEDDPEFSRFFEPGEGKVLLAEGHSLYISETKLAIIKKKSMRSESRMIRCLLDYYFTPDYLANHSATGEKSKKPALPSKIVLAMKAFLLQSFRSLSESSLNMHINRKCLDSRRYL